CACCATGAGCCTTTCCCCGTTTCATCTGGCGATTCCCGTCTACGATCTGAACGCTGCACGGGCGTTTTATAACGAAGTGTTTGGCTTGTCTGAGGGTCGCTCAAGCGATCACTGGGTCGACTTCAACTTCTTTGGCCACCAGTTGGTGATTCATGAACACCCCAAAACGCCAGGCCAGGAAGAGGTCCATACCAATCCGGTCGATGGTCACAATGTGCCGGTGCCGCATTTTGGTGTGGTGCTTGGCTGGGATGAGTGGGAGGCGCTGGCGGAACGTCTCAAGGCGCGTGACACCGACTTCGTGATTGAGCCTTACGTGCGTTTCAAGGGCGAAGTGGGCGAGCAGGCCACCATGTTCCTGCTCGACCCGTGTGGCAACGCGCTGGAGTTCAAAGCCTTCAAGGACATGAGCCAGCTGTTTGCCAAATAGCACTTTTTTCGAAATAACACAGTCTCAAG
This window of the Halomonas sp. SH5A2 genome carries:
- a CDS encoding VOC family protein is translated as MSLSPFHLAIPVYDLNAARAFYNEVFGLSEGRSSDHWVDFNFFGHQLVIHEHPKTPGQEEVHTNPVDGHNVPVPHFGVVLGWDEWEALAERLKARDTDFVIEPYVRFKGEVGEQATMFLLDPCGNALEFKAFKDMSQLFAK